In one window of Rhizobium oryzihabitans DNA:
- a CDS encoding ArsC family reductase has translation MTVTIYGIKNCDTMKKARSWLEAKGVDYSFHDYKTAGIDRAHLETWCDAAGWETVLNRAGTTFKKLDDGQKADLTREKAIGLMLEQPSMIKRPVLEAKEKITVGFKPETYQTLFA, from the coding sequence ATGACGGTCACGATCTATGGTATCAAGAACTGCGACACGATGAAAAAGGCCAGAAGCTGGCTGGAGGCCAAGGGTGTCGATTATTCTTTCCATGACTACAAGACAGCGGGTATCGACCGGGCCCATCTCGAGACATGGTGCGATGCTGCCGGTTGGGAAACAGTTCTCAACCGGGCCGGCACCACCTTCAAAAAACTGGATGATGGCCAGAAGGCCGATCTTACCCGCGAAAAGGCCATCGGGCTGATGCTGGAACAGCCCTCCATGATCAAGCGCCCGGTGCTGGAGGCCAAGGAGAAAATTACCGTCGGTTTCAAGCCGGAAACCTATCAGACCCTCTTTGCGTGA
- a CDS encoding plasmid maintenance system killer — MKIRNVVHPGLRSLIAQDESTGPRGIDVSRLRRILSFLQDMAGESELRRVAGWTVQPPSGAGLGRWELRAAPVGALTFGIDAQNDEITNLDYEGSG; from the coding sequence ATGAAGATTCGGAACGTGGTGCATCCGGGCTTGCGCTCTCTCATCGCACAGGACGAATCGACCGGCCCGCGAGGCATAGACGTTTCGAGGTTGCGGCGCATCCTGTCGTTCCTTCAGGACATGGCTGGGGAATCGGAGCTTCGCCGCGTCGCCGGTTGGACGGTTCAACCGCCTTCTGGTGCGGGGCTGGGGAGATGGGAGCTTCGGGCTGCGCCGGTCGGCGCACTCACGTTCGGGATCGACGCACAGAACGACGAGATCACGAACCTCGACTACGAAGGAAGCGGCTGA
- a CDS encoding nucleotidyl transferase AbiEii/AbiGii toxin family protein: MIPQDYITAWSRVAPWASQRQIEQDLIISRALVAIFSDPFLRGELRFRGGTALNKLHFPAPLRYSEDIDLVRTSAGPIGPVLDGVRAVLEPWLGKAKSDPSPVAPKLRFRVDAEGEPADVRINLKIEINTREREAYDLPIEIAFGIENPWFTGETAIPTFSREEMLATKLRALLQRNKGRDLFDLDHALTVFDGLDTARIVECFRLYLDKAEVTISRAEAQQRMFQKLANPTFFTDMRPLLPTDRAKTLTDETLKTTFVRVMKELIDRMPGDEWAKAGEMRERFGV, encoded by the coding sequence ATGATCCCGCAGGACTACATCACCGCCTGGAGCCGTGTCGCGCCGTGGGCAAGCCAGCGGCAAATCGAGCAGGATCTCATCATCAGTCGCGCGCTTGTCGCCATCTTCTCCGATCCGTTCCTGCGGGGCGAACTGCGCTTCCGGGGCGGCACGGCGCTCAACAAACTGCATTTCCCCGCGCCACTGCGCTATTCGGAAGACATCGACCTCGTGCGGACGAGCGCCGGCCCGATTGGGCCGGTCCTCGACGGTGTTCGCGCCGTGCTGGAGCCGTGGCTTGGCAAGGCAAAGTCCGATCCAAGCCCTGTCGCTCCCAAGCTTCGCTTTCGCGTCGATGCGGAAGGCGAGCCCGCCGACGTGCGCATCAACCTCAAGATCGAAATCAACACGCGCGAGCGGGAAGCCTACGATCTGCCCATCGAGATAGCGTTCGGCATCGAAAATCCGTGGTTCACCGGCGAGACCGCAATCCCGACCTTTTCGCGGGAGGAAATGCTGGCGACCAAGTTGCGGGCGTTGCTTCAACGCAACAAAGGCCGCGACCTGTTCGACCTCGATCACGCGCTCACCGTGTTCGACGGGCTGGACACGGCCCGGATCGTCGAATGTTTCCGGCTCTACCTCGATAAGGCGGAGGTAACGATCTCCAGGGCCGAGGCGCAGCAGCGCATGTTCCAGAAGCTCGCCAATCCGACCTTCTTCACCGATATGCGCCCGTTGCTTCCGACAGATCGCGCCAAGACCCTGACCGATGAAACGCTCAAGACCACATTTGTCCGGGTGATGAAGGAACTGATCGACCGGATGCCCGGCGACGAATGGGCGAAGGCCGGAGAAATGCGGGAAAGGTTTGGAGTGTAG
- a CDS encoding DUF4365 domain-containing protein, producing MSKTITSNQLLGEIGEAAVRLRFLNMGFQFDGRSRLEAGLDGIAEVMDNGKPLARMIAVQVKARESSRYTSEDDNGFSYLLRADDLAYWRGSNLPVILVLYRKSDESYFWKEVGTDIEREGRKLQFDKSRDVLDQNAVDRLAALTVPKAGFGYYVPPLGGGEEALVNILPVTLPAEIFVASTSHTAKKAVSILLDSDEPARFDWTIKGGTFWSFSDPRATVCKHIVDFDQVEAIDTSEIAFHEDLDELNNFAFLLRKTLDHQVRTDLAWSKERKLYYFRAAAVNTPRSFTYEASKKKASTEVVNVAVNKADKTRIEFVRHHAFVPRFERLYDQWYLVINPTYFFTTNGFIPHSYPAALLAGKKRLDNSASLRGQVVMWYRFLSRSDREEGGLFSEASSEPRLKLGEPPTVELATRVPEDVWGSQKKAAETEEIQERLFG from the coding sequence ATGTCCAAAACTATCACGAGTAACCAGCTTCTGGGTGAGATAGGCGAAGCGGCGGTACGCCTTCGCTTCCTTAACATGGGATTCCAGTTCGACGGCCGCTCCCGGCTCGAAGCGGGACTAGATGGCATCGCGGAAGTAATGGACAACGGAAAGCCTCTTGCTCGCATGATCGCGGTACAGGTCAAGGCGAGGGAATCATCCCGCTACACATCCGAAGATGACAACGGCTTCAGCTATCTCCTTCGCGCGGACGACCTAGCTTATTGGCGCGGCTCGAACCTTCCGGTCATTCTCGTTCTGTACCGTAAGTCAGATGAGTCATACTTCTGGAAAGAGGTTGGCACAGATATCGAACGGGAGGGCCGCAAGCTCCAATTCGACAAGAGCCGTGATGTTCTCGATCAGAACGCGGTAGACCGCCTTGCGGCCCTGACAGTTCCCAAGGCCGGATTCGGTTACTATGTCCCACCACTGGGCGGCGGCGAAGAAGCGCTGGTCAACATTCTCCCCGTAACGCTGCCCGCCGAAATATTCGTCGCTTCAACGTCCCACACCGCAAAGAAGGCGGTTTCAATTCTGCTCGATAGCGATGAGCCTGCCCGCTTCGATTGGACGATCAAAGGGGGCACCTTCTGGTCGTTCAGCGATCCGCGCGCGACGGTATGCAAGCACATCGTTGACTTTGATCAGGTCGAGGCGATCGATACGTCAGAGATCGCCTTTCATGAGGATTTGGACGAACTGAACAATTTTGCCTTTCTCTTGCGGAAGACGCTCGACCATCAGGTGCGTACGGACCTCGCGTGGAGCAAAGAGCGAAAATTGTATTATTTCAGGGCGGCAGCGGTGAATACGCCGCGTTCATTCACCTACGAAGCCTCCAAGAAAAAGGCGTCTACTGAAGTCGTCAACGTCGCCGTGAATAAGGCCGACAAGACGCGCATCGAGTTCGTTCGTCATCACGCTTTCGTCCCTCGATTCGAGCGTCTTTACGACCAATGGTATCTGGTCATCAACCCGACTTACTTTTTCACGACGAACGGGTTCATTCCGCACTCTTATCCGGCTGCGCTGCTCGCCGGAAAGAAGCGCCTCGACAACAGTGCGTCCCTTCGAGGACAGGTTGTCATGTGGTATCGGTTTCTGAGTCGGTCCGATCGAGAGGAAGGGGGCCTGTTCAGTGAAGCCTCGTCCGAGCCGCGCTTGAAACTCGGCGAGCCGCCTACGGTAGAGCTAGCCACGCGCGTTCCGGAGGATGTCTGGGGTTCCCAGAAGAAGGCAGCGGAAACCGAGGAGATACAGGAGCGGCTGTTCGGATGA
- a CDS encoding HigA family addiction module antitoxin — protein sequence MNGIRMKAPAHPGGFVKTEVIEPLGLSVTAAADVLGVTRAALSALLNERADLSPEMAIRIEKAFGVSMETLMRMQNSFDIAEARKKAEAVNVAPYSGRPQRNLPS from the coding sequence ATGAACGGTATCCGAATGAAGGCTCCCGCCCATCCCGGCGGCTTCGTGAAGACCGAGGTGATCGAACCTCTCGGCCTGTCGGTTACGGCTGCCGCCGATGTTCTCGGCGTCACTCGCGCCGCCCTGTCCGCCCTACTCAATGAGCGGGCCGACCTGTCACCGGAAATGGCAATCCGCATCGAGAAGGCGTTCGGCGTGTCGATGGAAACCCTTATGCGGATGCAGAATAGCTTCGACATCGCGGAGGCGCGGAAGAAGGCGGAGGCGGTTAACGTCGCACCCTATTCAGGCAGGCCGCAGCGAAATCTCCCGTCATGA
- a CDS encoding helicase-related protein gives MKLEEIKSGQSLSGIEPSQVVTVVAVVSLGEGSVQLIYRTPDGGMKERLLNRGDEPSVDIATVERPFSFDGDGAAFQLACEAKRIDLAFLFDPMMAVHSSNVEPLPHQITAVYESLLPRQPLRFILADDPGAGKTIMAGLYIRELIMRADSHRILIVAPGSLVEQWRDELYEKFGLEFHVYSPLLEQTSPSGNPFDDYPRLIVRLDQLSRNEELQEKLCAPGWDLAVFDEAHKLSAHYFGSKLEKTGRFRFAEKLGAHVRHLLLMTATPHNGKEADFQLFLSLLDSDRFYGKFRDGVHKVDASDLMRRMVKEELVKFDGMPLFPERKAYTVNYELSQIEAALYEAVTHYVQTEMGKADQLEGARKGSVGFALTALQRRLASSPEAIFQSLKRRRERLENRLRDEKLGIKGRHALAETYAGAPEDDDDLSAEEQETLEENLIDDATAAKTVVELEAEIVILKGLEEQAKAVVASGQDRKWDELSRILQNHPETRDATGRQRKIIIFSEHRDTLNYLQARIAGVLGNPDAIVTIHGGTHRDERRRLQALFRSDPDVRVLVATDAAGEGVNLQNANLMVNYDLPWNPNRLEQRFGRIHRIGQTEVCHLWNLVAKETREGDVYHRLLLKLEVESQALHGRVFDILGEVFEETSLKDLLVEAIRYGDRPEVRARLTQKIDKALDHDHLKSLLNRNALAQETMSADRLFAVKEEMEKAEARRLQPFFVRAFFAKALDALGGTAHQREAGRYEISHIPVAIRERDRRLTGRNRREHEPVLRRYSRICFERQAIQPLDKPGLERAVLMHPGHPLMLTMSDMILEQHTNLLRQGSVLIDPADEGFDPALLFLLTHEIKSGDGTVLSKRLQFVRVGPDGQATFAGWAPHLDLEPLPDAERALLKDVLDAPWLSSGQETRALSLAATTLVPEHYGEVAQRRIDHVEKTLNAVHERLSKEIAFWQDRWMKLKDDAEVGKDVRLNLQNVERTLGDLQGRLDNRKKELQAMRHVVNGTPVVLGAALIVPAGLINKLRGDEPADPVAATFAADAAARSRIEQLAMTAVRQAEEARGCRVVDVSAAKCGWDLTSYPPAVDGRQPDPKHIEVKGRVKGASTITITRNEMLYAFNQGDKFVLAIAIVGEDDAIDGPHYIPSPFDREPGWGVASINFSLGDLLAKAEAR, from the coding sequence ATGAAGCTCGAAGAAATTAAGTCTGGTCAGAGTCTATCTGGGATTGAGCCGTCCCAGGTGGTGACGGTTGTTGCCGTCGTTTCTCTCGGCGAGGGGTCTGTCCAGCTTATCTATCGGACCCCTGACGGCGGCATGAAGGAACGGCTTCTCAACAGGGGTGACGAGCCTTCTGTTGATATTGCCACAGTAGAGCGGCCGTTTTCCTTCGACGGCGACGGCGCGGCGTTCCAGCTTGCTTGCGAAGCCAAGCGGATTGACCTTGCCTTTCTGTTCGACCCGATGATGGCGGTCCATAGCTCGAATGTGGAGCCGCTGCCGCACCAGATCACCGCCGTCTATGAATCGCTTTTGCCCCGGCAGCCTTTGCGGTTCATCCTCGCGGACGATCCCGGTGCCGGTAAGACCATCATGGCGGGCCTCTACATCCGCGAACTCATCATGCGCGCGGATTCGCACCGCATCCTGATCGTCGCACCCGGCAGCCTTGTCGAGCAATGGCGGGACGAGCTTTACGAGAAATTCGGGCTGGAGTTTCACGTCTATTCGCCGCTTCTGGAGCAGACATCGCCGAGCGGAAACCCATTCGACGACTATCCACGCCTTATCGTCCGCCTCGATCAGCTCTCCCGCAACGAGGAGCTTCAGGAAAAGCTCTGCGCGCCCGGCTGGGATTTGGCCGTCTTCGACGAAGCGCACAAACTCTCCGCGCATTATTTCGGTTCCAAGTTAGAAAAGACGGGTCGCTTTCGCTTCGCCGAAAAGCTGGGCGCTCATGTCCGGCACCTGCTGTTGATGACGGCAACGCCGCACAACGGCAAGGAAGCGGACTTTCAGCTTTTCCTTTCATTGCTCGATTCCGACCGCTTCTACGGCAAGTTCCGGGACGGCGTGCATAAGGTTGATGCCTCCGACCTCATGCGTCGCATGGTCAAGGAGGAACTGGTCAAGTTCGACGGCATGCCGCTTTTTCCTGAGCGCAAGGCGTACACGGTCAACTACGAACTTTCGCAGATCGAGGCGGCCTTATACGAGGCCGTCACCCACTATGTGCAGACGGAGATGGGCAAGGCCGATCAGCTCGAAGGCGCGCGCAAGGGATCGGTCGGCTTCGCCCTTACCGCGCTGCAACGGCGTCTCGCTTCAAGCCCCGAAGCGATATTCCAATCGCTCAAGCGCCGCCGCGAGCGGCTTGAGAACCGGCTGCGCGACGAAAAGCTCGGCATCAAGGGGCGGCACGCCCTCGCCGAGACCTATGCCGGCGCGCCGGAGGACGATGACGACCTGAGCGCGGAGGAGCAGGAGACCCTTGAGGAGAACCTGATCGACGACGCCACGGCCGCCAAGACCGTTGTCGAGCTTGAGGCCGAGATCGTCATCTTGAAGGGGCTGGAGGAGCAGGCCAAGGCCGTCGTCGCCTCCGGGCAGGATCGCAAATGGGATGAGTTGTCGAGAATCCTTCAGAACCACCCTGAAACCCGCGACGCCACCGGTCGGCAGCGCAAGATCATCATCTTCTCCGAACACCGCGACACGCTGAATTACCTTCAGGCACGGATTGCCGGCGTACTTGGCAATCCCGACGCCATCGTAACCATCCACGGCGGCACGCACCGGGACGAACGTCGCCGTCTTCAGGCGCTTTTCCGCTCCGACCCTGATGTCCGCGTGCTGGTGGCGACCGATGCCGCAGGCGAAGGCGTGAACCTTCAGAACGCGAACCTCATGGTCAACTACGACCTGCCTTGGAACCCGAACCGGCTGGAACAGCGGTTTGGCCGTATCCACCGCATCGGGCAGACCGAGGTTTGTCACCTGTGGAATCTGGTCGCCAAGGAAACCCGCGAAGGCGATGTCTATCACCGCCTGCTGCTGAAGCTGGAGGTCGAGAGCCAGGCCCTTCACGGGCGCGTCTTCGACATTCTCGGCGAGGTTTTCGAGGAGACCAGCCTCAAAGACCTGCTGGTCGAGGCCATCCGCTACGGCGACCGGCCCGAAGTCCGCGCCCGCCTGACGCAGAAGATCGACAAGGCGCTTGACCACGACCACCTGAAATCCCTCTTGAACCGCAACGCCCTCGCGCAGGAGACGATGAGCGCGGATCGGCTGTTCGCCGTGAAGGAGGAGATGGAGAAGGCGGAGGCCCGGCGGCTTCAGCCATTCTTCGTCCGGGCCTTTTTCGCCAAGGCGCTCGACGCGCTTGGCGGCACCGCCCATCAGCGTGAGGCCGGGCGCTATGAGATCAGTCATATTCCGGTGGCGATCCGCGAGCGCGACCGCCGTCTGACTGGCCGGAACCGGCGCGAGCATGAGCCGGTGCTGCGGCGCTACAGCCGCATTTGCTTCGAGCGTCAGGCCATTCAGCCCCTCGACAAGCCGGGGCTGGAGCGGGCCGTCCTGATGCACCCAGGCCATCCGCTCATGCTCACCATGTCGGATATGATCCTTGAGCAGCACACCAATCTTCTCCGGCAAGGGTCGGTTCTCATCGACCCGGCCGATGAAGGGTTCGATCCCGCGCTGCTGTTTCTGCTGACGCATGAGATCAAGTCCGGTGACGGCACCGTGCTTTCCAAGCGCCTGCAATTCGTGCGCGTCGGGCCGGACGGACAGGCGACCTTCGCCGGATGGGCGCCCCATCTCGACCTTGAGCCTCTTCCCGATGCAGAGCGAGCTTTGCTCAAGGACGTGCTCGACGCGCCTTGGCTGTCTTCTGGTCAGGAGACACGCGCCCTGTCCCTCGCCGCGACGACGCTGGTGCCGGAGCACTATGGCGAGGTCGCGCAACGGCGCATCGACCATGTGGAGAAGACCCTGAACGCCGTCCATGAGCGGCTGAGCAAGGAGATCGCCTTCTGGCAGGATCGTTGGATGAAGCTGAAGGACGACGCCGAGGTCGGAAAGGACGTGCGGCTCAACCTTCAGAATGTCGAGCGCACGCTTGGCGACCTTCAGGGCCGTTTGGACAATCGGAAGAAAGAGCTTCAAGCCATGCGCCATGTCGTGAACGGAACGCCGGTCGTGCTCGGCGCGGCGCTGATCGTGCCGGCTGGCTTGATAAACAAGCTGCGTGGCGACGAGCCGGCCGATCCGGTGGCGGCAACCTTCGCGGCCGACGCGGCGGCGCGCTCGCGCATCGAACAGCTCGCCATGACGGCCGTCCGGCAGGCGGAGGAAGCGCGCGGGTGCCGTGTCGTCGATGTCTCCGCCGCAAAATGCGGCTGGGATTTGACGTCCTATCCACCGGCCGTTGACGGCAGGCAGCCCGATCCCAAGCACATCGAGGTCAAGGGGCGAGTGAAGGGCGCGAGCACCATCACGATCACCCGCAACGAAATGCTCTACGCATTCAATCAGGGCGACAAGTTCGTGCTGGCGATTGCCATCGTCGGCGAAGACGATGCCATTGACGGCCCACACTACATTCCCAGCCCGTTCGACCGCGAACCCGGCTGGGGCGTCGCGTCCATCAATTTCAGTTTGGGCGATCTGCTCGCCAAGGCAGAGGCCAGATGA
- a CDS encoding 2'-5' RNA ligase family protein, whose amino-acid sequence MGYELAEGGALRQLHFDGLEPQKIRRFSPRFMSKLLLVLKPPLALAERIFADAAYHAAGRTQHEAYPAELLHMTLMCLGCFDTVPHGLINRLKAVLGEVRARPVPITLDGSSLFGNRNSLVLRSSHEMPEIDALVKMLQRALWRANLPYTPASSFTPHITMIYGCGKIEPMPAGKPYSWLAGNFELVFSHSGETRHDSLGRFALSAKADRYEPPESQLPLPEKVIGPRKRANRKLVAR is encoded by the coding sequence ATGGGTTACGAGTTGGCGGAGGGAGGAGCTTTAAGGCAACTGCACTTTGATGGGCTGGAGCCGCAAAAGATACGGCGCTTCAGTCCGCGATTTATGAGCAAGCTTTTGCTGGTGTTGAAGCCGCCGCTGGCCCTGGCGGAGCGAATTTTTGCCGACGCGGCTTACCATGCGGCCGGACGTACGCAACACGAGGCCTATCCCGCCGAGCTTTTACATATGACGCTGATGTGTCTCGGATGTTTCGACACCGTACCTCATGGCCTGATAAACAGGCTAAAGGCAGTATTGGGGGAAGTCAGGGCACGGCCCGTTCCGATTACGCTGGACGGAAGTTCGCTTTTCGGCAATCGAAATAGCCTGGTGTTGCGAAGCAGCCATGAGATGCCGGAGATTGACGCTCTGGTGAAGATGTTGCAGCGCGCGCTTTGGCGGGCAAATCTTCCCTATACCCCAGCATCATCTTTTACTCCGCATATCACCATGATTTATGGCTGCGGGAAGATAGAGCCGATGCCGGCTGGAAAACCCTATAGCTGGCTTGCTGGCAATTTTGAGCTGGTTTTCAGCCACAGTGGCGAAACACGGCACGATTCGCTCGGGCGCTTCGCGCTTTCGGCGAAAGCCGATCGTTACGAGCCGCCTGAAAGCCAGCTGCCCTTACCTGAAAAAGTGATCGGTCCCAGAAAACGGGCCAATCGAAAGCTCGTTGCGCGGTAA
- a CDS encoding aminopeptidase produces MTASPIDPVKLEKLAEVAVKVGLQLQKDQDLVITAPLAALPLVRLLTKHAYLAGGGLVTTFYSDEETTLSRYRHASDTNFDRASGWLYEGMAKAYANGAARLAIAGDNPMLLAEQDPAKVARANKANSTAYKPALEKISNFDINWNIISYPNPSWAKQVFPDVTEDEAVRRLADAIFAASRVDLADPVAAWAEHNANLAKRSAWLNGERFASLHFTGPGTDVKIGLADGHEWHGGASTAKNGVTCNPNIPTEEVFTTPHALRVDGYVSSTKPLSHQGTLIDNIQVKFEAGRIVEAKASKGEAVLNKVLDTDEGARRLGEVALVPHSSPISASGILFYNTLFDENASCHIALGQCYSKCFLDGASLSQEQIKAQGGNSSLIHIDWMIGSDKVDIDGVKPDGSTVPVMRKGEWA; encoded by the coding sequence ATGACCGCTTCCCCCATCGATCCCGTCAAACTCGAAAAACTGGCCGAAGTCGCCGTCAAAGTCGGCCTGCAATTGCAGAAGGATCAGGATCTGGTGATCACTGCTCCGCTGGCAGCGCTGCCGCTGGTTCGGCTTTTGACAAAACACGCTTATCTTGCCGGCGGTGGACTGGTCACCACCTTCTATTCCGACGAGGAAACCACGCTTTCGCGTTATCGCCACGCCAGTGACACCAATTTCGACCGGGCTTCCGGCTGGCTTTATGAGGGCATGGCGAAGGCCTATGCCAATGGGGCAGCGCGGCTGGCGATTGCCGGCGACAACCCGATGCTGCTGGCCGAGCAGGACCCCGCCAAGGTGGCGCGCGCCAACAAGGCCAACTCTACCGCCTACAAGCCGGCGCTGGAGAAGATTTCCAATTTCGATATCAACTGGAACATCATTTCCTATCCCAACCCCTCCTGGGCAAAGCAGGTCTTTCCTGATGTGACGGAAGACGAAGCGGTGCGCAGACTTGCCGACGCCATCTTCGCCGCCTCGCGGGTGGATCTGGCCGATCCGGTCGCGGCATGGGCGGAGCATAACGCCAATCTCGCCAAACGTTCGGCATGGCTGAACGGCGAACGCTTCGCATCGCTGCATTTCACCGGCCCCGGCACGGATGTGAAAATCGGACTGGCGGATGGCCATGAATGGCACGGCGGCGCTTCCACCGCCAAGAACGGCGTGACCTGCAACCCGAACATCCCGACGGAAGAAGTGTTCACCACGCCGCATGCGCTGCGCGTGGATGGTTACGTGTCCAGCACCAAGCCGCTGTCGCATCAGGGAACGCTGATCGACAATATTCAGGTGAAGTTTGAGGCCGGCCGCATCGTGGAGGCCAAGGCTTCGAAGGGCGAAGCCGTGCTGAACAAGGTGCTGGATACCGATGAGGGTGCTCGCCGCCTGGGTGAAGTGGCGCTTGTGCCGCATTCCTCGCCAATCTCGGCAAGCGGCATCCTCTTCTACAACACGCTGTTCGACGAAAACGCCTCCTGCCACATTGCGCTCGGCCAATGCTATTCGAAATGCTTCCTCGATGGCGCTTCGCTGTCTCAGGAGCAGATCAAGGCACAGGGCGGCAATTCCAGCCTGATCCACATCGACTGGATGATCGGTTCCGACAAGGTGGATATTGATGGCGTGAAGCCGGACGGCTCCACGGTTCCCGTTATGCGCAAGGGCGAATGGGCCTGA
- a CDS encoding type IV toxin-antitoxin system AbiEi family antitoxin domain-containing protein has product MIRVERSALSTYASGLLAAGRGVFSADEAQKEIGISRGAFLDAAERLQRRGQLIRPRRGFYVVVPPQHATAGAPPPEWYIDALMRHEQRPYYVGLLSSAAAHGASHQAVMAFQVITNKLLPDIEAGRTRIVFSYRKDMAAVAAGIEDRKTQSGYIKLSSPGLTALDLVRYPQSGAGLDNIATVLSELAERLQPEKLASLSGAFEKAVVQRLGHLLGRLGHPQITEAMFAALSARGPMPWVELDPKQAGDPDLSPPPSERDARWRVIVRRPPEIDE; this is encoded by the coding sequence ATGATCCGAGTCGAACGATCAGCCCTATCCACCTACGCTTCCGGCCTGCTTGCTGCGGGCCGGGGAGTATTTTCTGCGGATGAGGCACAGAAGGAGATCGGCATTAGCCGGGGTGCATTCCTCGACGCCGCCGAGCGGTTGCAGCGCCGCGGCCAACTCATCCGACCCCGGCGAGGCTTCTATGTGGTCGTGCCACCTCAGCACGCCACGGCGGGAGCGCCGCCGCCGGAGTGGTACATCGACGCCCTGATGCGCCATGAGCAGCGGCCCTACTATGTGGGGCTGCTGTCGTCGGCGGCGGCCCACGGCGCTTCCCATCAGGCTGTCATGGCGTTTCAGGTCATCACGAACAAGCTCCTGCCCGACATTGAGGCCGGGCGGACGCGGATTGTCTTTTCCTACCGCAAGGACATGGCGGCGGTGGCGGCGGGGATCGAGGATCGCAAGACGCAATCGGGCTATATAAAGCTGTCCTCGCCGGGGCTGACGGCGCTAGACCTCGTGCGCTACCCGCAATCCGGCGCGGGTCTGGACAACATTGCGACGGTGCTTTCCGAGCTTGCCGAACGGCTGCAACCGGAAAAGCTCGCCTCGCTGTCGGGCGCTTTCGAGAAAGCGGTTGTGCAGCGCCTTGGACACCTGCTCGGAAGGCTGGGGCACCCGCAGATAACGGAAGCGATGTTCGCGGCGCTGTCGGCGCGCGGGCCGATGCCCTGGGTCGAACTCGATCCCAAACAGGCAGGCGACCCCGATTTGTCGCCACCGCCATCCGAACGCGACGCACGCTGGCGCGTAATCGTCCGTCGGCCGCCGGAGATCGACGAATGA
- a CDS encoding argonaute/piwi family protein: protein MGLSFPIQIVWEDVFDESASIPRKVKESRARKIQDQAGRTWNLLTTLYYKGTGRIPWRKMPHDGEFTACYIGVSFYREVGGQQLFTSAAQMFDERGRGFILKGKRAHTESRGRHPYMTQADARQLISDALTAYKNHHKNYPARVIVLKTSQFREEEADGILEALEEAGTELRDLVWIQESYAVKVLRDGNYPVMRGTFVELGGKGLLYTNGSIPYYGTYPGMYDPRPLLLCPYKGSDSTISQIASEVLALTKINWNSTQMNQKLPIPIRAARAVGEVLKYVSDEKVSSDYARYI, encoded by the coding sequence ATGGGCCTGAGCTTTCCAATCCAGATCGTTTGGGAGGATGTCTTTGATGAGTCGGCGAGCATCCCGCGCAAGGTGAAAGAGAGCCGTGCCCGGAAAATTCAGGATCAGGCCGGGCGAACATGGAACCTTCTGACGACTCTCTACTACAAGGGGACCGGGCGTATTCCTTGGCGCAAGATGCCTCACGACGGCGAGTTCACAGCCTGCTATATCGGCGTCAGCTTCTATCGTGAGGTTGGCGGGCAGCAGCTCTTCACCAGCGCCGCTCAGATGTTCGACGAAAGAGGGCGCGGGTTTATTCTCAAAGGCAAGCGCGCCCATACGGAAAGCCGTGGCCGCCATCCCTACATGACGCAAGCTGATGCGCGCCAGCTCATATCGGATGCGCTCACCGCGTATAAGAACCATCACAAGAATTACCCGGCGCGTGTCATTGTCCTCAAGACATCGCAATTCCGGGAAGAAGAAGCGGATGGCATTCTTGAGGCTCTGGAAGAGGCCGGAACCGAGCTTCGTGACCTTGTTTGGATTCAGGAATCGTACGCTGTGAAGGTTCTTCGGGATGGCAATTATCCCGTAATGAGGGGGACATTCGTTGAGCTTGGCGGGAAAGGGCTACTCTACACGAATGGAAGCATACCCTATTACGGGACTTATCCTGGAATGTACGATCCGAGGCCGCTGCTCCTTTGCCCATACAAAGGCAGCGACAGCACGATCTCTCAGATTGCCAGTGAAGTTTTGGCTCTCACCAAAATCAACTGGAATTCGACGCAGATGAACCAGAAACTTCCTATCCCCATCAGGGCAGCGCGCGCGGTGGGTGAAGTCTTGAAATATGTCAGCGATGAAAAAGTAAGCTCTGATTACGCTAGGTATATTTAG